The following is a genomic window from Drosophila busckii strain San Diego stock center, stock number 13000-0081.31 chromosome 2L, ASM1175060v1, whole genome shotgun sequence.
tgagaTCTGTTTCGACGCACCCAGTTACAAGTTATGAcaaatgcatgcatatttgATTGCTCAGATTCGTTGTCTTTAAGGCTGCTGGTCTTTATAAATGCTGAGCATTCAGTTTGTTCAGGAGCAATTCGCAGACTCATAAGATTTAACTGCAGACATTTGACTGCAAATGCGACTACAGTGCTCGACAGCTGCATAGAAACAGTTCAAGTTCATTTTAGCATAATAAATGGTTGAACGCACtgtttaaactaaaagctattttagttaattgtaGACTCCATTCATTAGTcgcaattagcataaaaaatactcGCTCGCTGACTTTGACAAATGTGCGCTTTGCTCCGGTGACAGTTAACAATTAGTGGGCCGGCAATCGATCACCTTTTAGCAGACTTCTAtactgtatgtgtgcatgtgaaCTTGGGTGTGAATAGCTAATAGTTTGCTTTTGGTAAGCACTCAAAGTCTTTCAagttcatttgcatttgcggaGCATTCAACTTAGTTGACATTTATGTGATTATGCTGATTTGCTTTGTAACTTTGTTGCATGTTCACAGCATAAAGCAAGAGAAGAGCAACTTTAAAACGaagcaaaatcaatttgattaaTGCCCTATGGAGCTTTGGGAATAAAGGTGGAGCGTAGTTTAACCAAGGTCGAAAAGGATCATATCAAAAAGgttacaaaaacaaagtaaaataaaagtgtttaaataaaaaaatacactcAACTCTACTTGTTACTTCAGTACAAACTGGAAACTCAGAACTCTTCCACAAGATTTAAAAcagaatgaaaaatattttgcttttaaaattctgGAATCGGAATAAATACgaaaggtttttttttaatcgaAAATGGTTTTtgctatgaaaaatattttcaaaaatgttcgGTTGTACTACAGAAACCTTTAAAGATTTACCCTGAAACTTATAAAAGCAAATCCTATCATTCAAAACAACTCGTAGAGATTTTTTTTTCGGAATAATAGGTTACGGCGGTATTACAGTTAATAAAAACGGTCTTAAAACTCTGTTGCCTCTAGAACAGAAAACTATGTCGACCAAGTCCAACACGAAGGTGATTTTAGCTTGGTTTGAAACTATTTTAAAGTTCTATAGCAGAtttgtaatattatattttcaacaattacTCATGGATTACAAATATCAGAAAATACATTAGTACATAAAGAGGGTATATGATAATTTCCATGCAGTGTAAATGACTGCAAGCTTTCCAcagtttattcaatttgttttggcaGACACACAAATTGTAAGATGCACTGACAGCACAGGAAACAAGACAACAATTGAACAACATCCCCTTGTTGCGCAGACGTAGTGAAAGTGCAGATACCAACGGAACGAATTTTATAATGTCTTGCTAAACTAATccatagcagcaacaacaattcattCAGTTGCCAAAGCAAACGAGACACAAAGAGTCTGCACAAGTTTTTTGCACTGCACATGGAGCGTATGAGTAATGAAAAAAGCGTAcgacacacaaaaacaattgtgaCAAAGACAAAGTTTTCATTACGCCGTCAACAGACaacactaaaattaaaaaaaaaaaaaaaaaaggagagcATAATGCTGGATGCTGTTGGAAACATCGTGACCAAATGACTCAGAGTAAAAGCACAACGCATGAAAGGAGAAACTATCAGGCAGTGGGTGGTGTTTGGTAAACAGCAAGAAAACCCAACTAGCAAACAACTGACGACCTAATTCGATGCAAAGTCAATTAATTCAAGCAGATTAATTAGTGTATTCGCCGCTAGTTGACGCTTAAGGCCGCACCTTCAAAACAGTTTTCAGTTACCATTTTGCCCCAGCCAAACAGCCACAAACTATGAACCTTCTGTAAAGGTATAAGTTGACTATGCTGTCATTAGCGCGGTTACAAGTCCAATCAccccaaaaataataaaaacacatcCTGTTGTCCTTGTTTCTTATCAACTGTCAGTTGGATTTTTTAATGCGCCATTCGTGGCTTTTAATTGTTCTCCTGAAAGATTACCCTGTTGGTCTAGCTGACTTTCTGTTCTTAGCTGTGGTTAGACTTGTGGTTGTTTTCGTTTTAACTGCTGTTGACATTGGCTTAATGTATTACAGCGCGTCCCTAGACAATGCGTTTGTAGCCTTGGAGGTTAATTCGTAGACGAGTTCAAGTTGAGCTTAGCAATTAAAGACGCTTAACGTAATCACTGGagctaaatttgctttaaagtgTTCGAGCCAGATAATTTTAGTTGTGATTACAGTTTTCCAATATTGTAAATAGTTCCAGATTATTCACTTAACTGTGAcggtattttattttaatcaatttaatgaaattttttaagcataaaaaccCGATTATCCCCTGATCGATTTTTGagtcaaatgtttatttaagtagtcttaaaatttgtataaaaataaaacaagataTGTTTCGTAATTGGCAACTTTTGGAACATctgttcaatttaaatttataaccaTACCATtcgaattttaaaaattatttcacttTACTTAATTggacaatatttaaattaaatcaaatacaatacaaattaatctgagctaagctaaaatttttagaacttgttttctattttaagcTTAGTTAACATTGGGTGAAAGCCCCTTCATCTGAGTTTATAATATGCTTCTGATTAGTAAAGCAGTTGGTGTTTATTATCACATATCAAATAAAGTTCGCCATGAACCTCAATATTTACCCTTAATTGTAATCACTGTCTGCTCAACCTCCAAACTGATTtcaacttaataaaatataaaccaTTAAGCGATATAGACAAAGAAGTGAACAAAAACTCAGCTAATTAGAGGCTCAGCATGCCTACTAACCAAATATGTACATTATAGCTACCTGTCATAATTAAGACAAGAGTCAACATTGCAAAAGATGTAGgagaaattatatataatccAAGTGTTTATAGAGTACAGCTcgtaatataaattatgaacGTTTTCATTACAATTGCCCGCCATGCAGGCATGCGTAGCATGCTGATAAAATATGTAGATGAAATGTTCAAGGAGCAGGCGACAAACTCAcagcacacgcatacataatgacattttaaatgctgaCAACAATGAATACGCAGAGTTATGTAGATATGTGGGGATATAGCTAAGCAACTATGGCGTCAGGCTAACGTGTCCTTGGCGCCCTTTAAGCCACCCATCCActtgctaaaagcaaaattaatgcTGTCAGCGTTTTTCAGTGAAATATGCGTGTGTCTTACAGATTGTGAAGTGTGTGGGAATATTGAGGGAAAGTTTACTTTAATATGTTGCCGGACATAAGCTGGCGCCAGTGCTATTTATGCTGGCACATGATAAAGTGCTAAATGCTCGACTTAAACGAAAGCGGAAATGCTAAAGTGGTGAcacatttaaaactaatatttatgattatttgtGCTTAAATAGTTCTGTTAGGAAATAAATCTAAAAGCGCCTAAAATGtctagttaaatttaaaatgtttaattgacttatcatttattcatttttgttaacaaaatttcaattttttatataaatagaagtgatttatttgtttaaattaagaatataaaatgttgTGTTATGTTACATTTAACTTCAAATTCAGAGAAAGTATTtagtgcttaaaatatttattaagcaactaGAATAATTCTAGAATTATTACTCTAATTTAAAAAgccatttgatttaaataggcattcaactttttttttcgtaagACTGCTTATTGTAGTCATCTTGGCTCTTCTAAAGTTGTCTCTGATCCCATAtgaagcatatttattttgtttttaccaGGTATGAGCAACGACTATAAGAGCCCgagctaccaaatttggtatattaATATGAAGggtggtatttttttttaataaatatgttatacCACACCTCCCTTACAATTAAGTGTctattataacaaattatctacaaatttatttgttcttAGTTTAGCACCTTTCACCcctgttaaatatttatttgtactCCAATATTGCCGCCATAGAATGTTTTTGAACGCTAACGAACCTTTGGTCAGATatagcattttgtttgttatcaTAAAATCAATACTTAATGACGCGGACACTTCAATAAACATACGATTGGTAACAGAACGAGGTTGGGGTGGGGGGTTTGGGGTTGCTGGCTCGTTTCAATAAGCCATATGCTAATAACTAATATctgtattatatttatttatggcttgtATTCAAGTTTGAGCGTATGCAAGCACACGACCAACACAATCGTAGTTAATAGTTgggcaaaaaacaaaaaaaagaagaaatctTATCaagttacgcatacgccgtgttgTGCGAGGGGTTATGCTAAGCCTGCGGTGCTATTGAGGTCACTGAGAGCTTATTAAACTAcattcataattttattagtgctgctgatgatgatgatgatgtgcaTCCACCCACTGTCAAGCAGATAAGCCAGTAATGTGGGCTGTTTGCATAGAGGGTTgataaacaaatacttaaGCACTAAAGTTATCCACTTGTGGACGCCCAAACTCTCAgtcaattgtttgtttcaatcaatttctccttttcttttgctattttgcagCGCTTGATGTTTATTTTCCCACCACGTCTGTGAAATTCAAGCTGCCCATCAATGAGGAGTCGGAGAGTATTTTCTCCAAAATGCCGCTGGCACAATTTCAAGTACTGCGCCTGGATAACAATCAGCCGGCCAGCAACTACATCTACAGTCTGGAGCAGAATCCCTTGCTGCGCATCAATGCAACATCCGGGGAGGTTTTCATGCGCACGGACTATCAGCCAGTGAATGGCAGCGTTAAATATGTCCTCACCGCCATACCACGCCAACAGGCTAGCGATAGTGATGAGGAGagcgaggaggagcagcagctgctccaagaAGTGGCACATCTGACGCTGGAGCTAACGCCACAAGCCCTGGATGCCTATTGCGCCGAGCTGGAGCATATCTGCTTCTGGAGCAGCGCACACTACACCATAGCGGAGCACACCAAGCCCAGCAAGGCGAGCTTTGAGCCTGTTCTGCTTGGCTCGCTCAATTCACGTGCTGCGCGCTATCTCTGTCCGCTCAAGACTGTGGACTATTCGTTGAAAGCTGGCAGCGCCTTCTTTATACTTAAGCAGAACCGCTTATTTAGCAAAACGCCTCTGGATCATGACGAGCTGAATGGCCTGCAGGCGCGTGCCGGCGTGCTGGAGACCACCATTAGCTGCACCGTGAGCTTGCATGGCGAGCAGCGTCAGTTTGTGCGCAGCTACAATGTAACGTTACTGGATCGCAATGACAATGGGCCACAGCTGCAGGAACGGCAGCCGCACTTTGACTTCTACCTGGATCAGCCCTATTTCAAGGCGGTAAGTTGGTTTACTCCAGACGCGCAGCAGACAATCGTCTGCTTGCTGTCTAGGCGGGTGCTGGGTGCGGGCTTATTGAATTTGCGCTTGATAAACGCCAGCAAGACACGCAAGCATGCGAGGACCGGCACTGGAGACACCCCCAACGCTCGCTTGCGTATTATTTGGCCATTAGAAAGTCTGGCAGAGAGTTCGTCGCTGTCGCTTCCGCAACTTGTCATTAAAAACGCGTAACgttttatgcgcttttatGATTGCAGCTAGCCAAGGGTGTCAAGTGACTTTAAGTTTCAGCTTTAagtttgtggcaagcattGCAGAGAGCGTGGCAAATTATGTTGTCATGTTGCCAAGCCTATCCTATCCCCAAGGAGCGCGGGCAAACGCAAAAATTATGTCACTTGCCAAGTAATTGGTCGTCAAATGTACAAGTTAAGCAATTACCGTTTGTAGTTggtaacttttatttaaattaagtactTACCATGGCTAAATAATAATGTGCAAGTCGTTTTTATTGGTCAAGCAGACAAATTTAGCAGGCAGTTGGTAATAAGGTGTGttgcaatattaaaagtaaaatgaagTAGGAAATATTACAAGTGGTTGAGTAAACGCCGAAGTTGACCGGTTCGAAATTCCCGCATTTTGTCCAACTTCAATCACAACAAAACGGAAGTCTACAACATTTTGAAGTCTAAGACTAAGACGATTTTGAAAATATGTACATtctaaaatgttttaagctaATTAAGCTATTTGATAGCTATAAGTTTCTTATTGTTCACACTctttaaaatcattaaatcTCTGTTAACCGAAAGCGATATCATTAATAACGAGcccaataaaaattcaattattatgttttgataaatgcaaattaaaagattAGATTAGAGATACGACGCTCAATTGTCTCTGGATTTCTGTATATCAGACTGATTCTATAGAGAGTCTTATTGCACAGGTTGAGAGCTGTCTGTCAATAAACTCTTTGATCTTAGCAACTATAACAGCTAGATATCTAGTTAGTATACGCAGATCATATTTGTTTTCgaaattttgctttttctgCTACTTTTCAAGCAAACATTAATTACGCCCCTATTATCAATGGATTTCTATTCTtcaaatatatcaaatagCTTTAATATATTGCAACAGATATTAATCAAAgtgtttaaattttctatgcaGTTCAGAGTATTTGACATTATCAATCGATTTTTGAAAGCCCAGAGTCTTGTGCGGTCGATTGCGACCGTTTTATTGTTGGGCTTTCGTTTCTCTTGCATACTTAACGGCGATAACTAGcgcaacaaatgtaaatttaattactaataCACATGCAGATAATACTCCCGCAATAAAAGGGATGCTTCTATGGATTAAAAaagccaataaaaaaaaaaaaataaacaacgctTAATGTCAGCTCTCTAAGGGGTTAGTCCACTGCTGACTGCTGACTGCTGACCTtgtgcacaaaattaaaataccaaCTGTTAATTTAGTTCCTCAGAGAGCTGCGCTGCTCAGCAATTTGTGCTGGAGGTCGGTGGGAGCGCTCCACTTGAGCACTTAATTACCACTGCTCAGTTAATGCGAATGCTAATGAAGAGTTCTCCTTGTTGCAGCAAGAGGCGGTGGGtgagaaaataatttatctgGATAAGGACACGCTGGCGGCCAATGCGCAGCTTAATTATGGCATACTTAACGATGGACTTTCACTACTACAGCCCGATTGTCATGCCTACGAAGCGGATCATACAGGCAGACCACACACCATTGTTAGCTGCCGTAAGTTCCCAAATTCCCAAGCAGCCCCGTAAACAGTTTTGACAATTTGTTACCTCGATTGTAGAGCTGCGCTTCTCTCGGAGCGGCATGCTGCGCCAGACGCCTTACTGCGTGCAGCTCCAAGCCAGAGATTTGACCATACAACTGAAGCATGTGAATACAACGGCCACGGCAGAGGTTTGTCTGCATGTGGACACCAGCCGATTGCATGCCAGCGATCAGGAGCATCCACAGGCGTTGCCACTGCGCGGGCGTCAGCACCGCATCTTCGACAGCACCGGCGAGTTGCTGCACGGCGACCTGGCCGGACGTCGCCGCATAGCAGTGACTATGAGAAGGATGTATTTGTGCATCGAGCGGCAGCGGCCTACTATCGCGTAGCCCAGCCAGATCGTTTCATGGATCTGCTGCGCCTGCGCAGCTGGCGATTTGCGCTGGCAGAGGATCGCAGCGGCGCCTTTGGATTGACGGAGACGGCGGGCATACTGTATGTGCGGGATGCTTTGGCGCTGGAGCACGCCTCGGAGACGGTTTACTTTCTGAACATTACTTGGCAGGATGGCGACGAGCACAGTCATGCCTTTGTGCTCAATGTGCACTTGGAAGAGGGTCGTCCGGCCAATGCGAGCTGCGAGGTGCGTTTGAAGTCACGCTCGCAGACCTGTGCGCAGGTTAAGTATCGACAACAGTGTGGCAAGTTTTGTGGTCTGGCCACTAATGGGGGCGCCTGCATGTGGCGCGGCTCCAGCACCGCCATGTTCTCCAAAAATTATGGCAGCTGTGTGCCCGATGCGCGGTACTGTCCAGATCGTGTGTGCGATGCTCTGGAGGAACTGAATCCATTGGCTTGTCCCCAGGACTGCACGCCAGCGTCGCGCATTGTGGGTCCGCACACCAGCAACGATAACAAGCACGGCATACAAAGTGGCTCCGGCACCTGCATCTGCGAGGATAACGGGAGATGTTCCTGCGCACCCTTGCAGGAGGAAGATGAAGTCAACAAGTCGCGACGCGCACGCAAGCGTAAGAACGAAACGGAGCTGGATGCGCTCAGCGCGACGTCGCTGCCCGTGGAGCAGCATGCGGATGCCTTGGACCTGGGTGTGCTGCACTTGGCTGGCATGGAGTGCAATCGCTACTGCATTCTGCTCGTAGTCAGCTGTCcgctgcttgttgtgctgctgctgctctgcttgctgctgacGCAACGCAAGCTGCTGCATCAGCGCTTGGGAAAACagtctgccacgcccactggcaAGCAGGCACTGCCGCCCAGCTTGGAGCATGGCGATCTACCGCTAATGCCGCTGCAGAGCGATTTTAAGTTCGAGAGTGCCGACGCCAAGTGGGAGTTTCCACgtgagcaactgcagctggatACGGTGTTGGGCGAGGGCGAGTTTGGTCAGGTGCTCAAGGGCTATGCCACCGAGATAGCCGGGCTTCCTGGAGTCACCACTGTGGCGGTCAAGATGCTTAAGAAAGGCGCCAATTCGGTGGAGTATATGGCGCTGCTCTCAgagtttcagctgctgcaggagGTTTCTCATCCCAATGTCATCAAGCTGCTGGGCGCCTGCACACAAAGCTCAGAGGCACCTCTGCTTATCATCGAGTACGCCAAATACGGTTCCTTGCGCAGTTATTTGCGTCTCAGCCGGAAGATCGAGTGCGCCGGCGTCGACTTTAGCGATGGTGTGGAGCCCGTCAATGTCAAGATGATGCTGACTTTCGCCTGGCAAATATGCAAGGGCATGAACTATTTAACGGAACTTAAGGTAAGTCTTtagctttttactttttatttaatattgcttagtataaattgtaaaatgtaaCTGTTTGCCCATTCAGCTGGTACATCGAGATCTTGCAGCGAGAAATGTTTTGTTGGCTGATGGCAAAATATGCAAGATTTCTGATTTTGGTTTGACGCGCGACGTTTATGAGGATGATGCGTACTTGAAGCGATCGAGGGATCGCGTGCCAGTTAAGGTAACTTCTGTGTATCAGATATATCAAATGCACAGACTATAGCTTGGTTGTTTCTTTAGTGGATGGCGCCGGAATCGCTGGCGGATCATGTATACACGAGCAAGTCGGATGTGTGGGCCTTTGGTGTGCTCTGCTGGGAGCTGATAACCTTGGGTGCCTCGCCATATCCAGGCATACCACCGCAGAATCTCTGGTCTCTTCTGAAGACAGGTTATCGCATGGAGCGTCCGGAGAACTGTTCCGAGGCCGTCTACTCTGTGGTGCGCAACTGCTGGGCAGACGAACCAAATGCACGTCCCTCTTTCAAATTTTTGGGTGCTGAGTTTGAAAAATTGCTGGGCAACAATGCGAAGTATATAGAGATGGAAACACACGCTATTTCCAATCCGCTTTATTGCAGCGATGAGGCACAATTAATGTCAACGAACTTAGAGCTTGGCGAACCTGATTCACTGCAGCACTTGTGGGCACCACCCAAGATCAACAGCTATGATTTGCAGGAGACCAGTCGCGATGATAGCACCTCAGACTCACAGCCGGCTACTGTAGCACCGCCTGGTTATGATTTACCACGTCCACTTATCGAAGCACGCACCACGGAGCAAGTGCTGCGCTACGAGAACGATCTGCGCTTTCCACTCAACATACGCAAGTCCAGCTGTGCTCCAAGTTACAGCAACATGACCAATGGCTGTCCGGCCACCGCTTTGCCCCACTATGCAGTGCCTGTGAAGCGTGGACGCTCTTATCTGGACATGACCAATAATACACTGATTCCCGACAATCTAGACACGCGCGATTTTGAGAAACATCTCTCCAAGACAATATCATTTCGATTCTCTAGCTTGCTTAATCTCAAAGAAACCGAAACAGCGCCGGCTGCGGCCGAAGACGCTGTTTAAAGtcgaatttcatttcattgtaAACTGTGCCTGCTTTTTAGTTCAAATTCTTTGTTAATTAGTTTGTAacctttaattatttattatacgaTGCCAAAAAAATAGCCTTAAAACTTAATCGAATACTctattgcatttataataGAGCGCGTGTGTCTAAAAAATGTCCAAAGGCAGCTTTAGTGTTAATTATCATTTggcttaagtttttttttcagctggcctttaaaactaaatacgctttgcatttttaaatcaacatttatataaGTGAAGTCATACCAAATATCTATaggttttaaataatttttaataagttattatttattccaGAATTATGAGCATAGGCATTTACAAGTACAGTAAATACTAATTGAGTACAGTACATCCTCGATAATTACGATCAGACGTGAAAGTAATATGTACTCTAAATTAATCCTTCAATTGTTTCTTACACTCAGTTTAAAAACCGTGGTCTACCAAATATATATCCAAATCGaacaatttgttgtcattACAGAACGtctactaaatatttttagcaggGACTGAATGAGCTTAGAAGAAATTAAACAACTTTGATTTTTGttcgatattttttttttgggtccCTTTTACTCCCATCTAATTCCATTCCATAccatatttcaaaataaatataacaattcaaataattaaaattttgagtgaaaaacataatttgatttttagcggtttttttaaaaagcattagaaataatttgtatatttatttatttattaataattgcagTCTCTACTATTTAGCACTTTATCTCttagaaataattattacGCACACAAATATTGTTAGATAATAAGCATTtggaaaattttgtatatgccAAAAAACCATACTAgactgtatatattttatattcacaatatacatatatatgccaATATAAATTACTCTACctacaaaatgcaacaatcTATTTACACCTCATCTGGTACAAGCAAATTAAGACTTGCACCGCTGGCCACGCTGCCCAGAAAGACTTCCTCGTCACCGCGTATCGAGAGTGCCTCACGTCCCGTGCAGACTTTGCGCTCTCGTATCATGGCAGTGCGCTCCCAGCGCGAGCttttacagctgctgcagctctgcTTGGGCAATTTGAAGACAGTTGTGGTGCGATTGCCACAATCTTTGCATTGGAAGAAACGCTTCTGTGCGTCGACCACCTTGAGTGGATGCTTTTCCTGCTTGCACCGCTCTGCGGCCGAGAAAGCGGTATATTTGCAGCGTTGACAAATGACCGCTTTGCAGTCCATTTTATATGTGTTTAACATTTTCTCTTCCATGGCCTCTTTGCGTTCCAGCTTGTTGAAGTAATCGTTTTGCGCTTCCTGCTCCCGCAGCTCAACCAGATTTGTGTGACTCGAACTGGCGGCCATAATGCGCTCAATGCGTGATTTTCGCATTAATTCACGCTCATCTTCCTCCATTTTCTGACGCTTGGCTGTGTTGGTAAACTGTTCGTTAAGTTCATCAATAGCACGCCGCTTGCCAGAGTCAGTGCCGCGCGTGGAGTTCGGATTCACCTTTTCCAGCGGTTTGCTcttaagcagcgctgccgcttTTAGCTTGGAAACCTGCGCCTGGCGTTTGCCCATGTTTACATCGAAGCTAAAGTTTTCGCTGCTAGCAAGCTTGGGCGTCAATTTGGCATCGAAGGAGAAGCCGcggtttttaaatttttccgGTACGCTTTTTGGTGTTGTAGGCGTGGCTGgtgctgcttctgttgctttTAGTGTTGATGCTGTCGCTTCCAGGCGTGCATGTTCAGCGCGTAGCTGACGTAGACGCTCGATATCCTGTTGCCGCTGTTTGCTTGTGGCCTCCACATTACCAGCTAAACGGGAAACTGGACCGCCTCTTTCAGCATAAGGCACAACTTTCTCCGTCTTGGGCTTGGAAGCATGATCCACGCTGTGCGCAAATGGCGATACATCATAGCCAGCCAGTTTGCTTAATCTATCGCGCTCTTTGTTGATGAGACTGGCGCTTTTGCGTGCTGGCACCGCTGAAAACGATTGTCCACCATAAAATACCTCACTTTTGCCTAATAAGGGAAGCAGATTGTTAGATTTAAATGTAGACACATAGGGAGACTACTCACCCAAGACCTTGTTACGCAGCTCATTCAA
Proteins encoded in this region:
- the LOC108594511 gene encoding LOW QUALITY PROTEIN: uncharacterized protein LOC108594511 (The sequence of the model RefSeq protein was modified relative to this genomic sequence to represent the inferred CDS: inserted 1 base in 1 codon); this encodes MACNCSARTVIVAAIVYLLLKLQLCLALDVYFPTTSVKFKLPINEESESIFSKMPLAQFQVLRLDNNQPASNYIYSLEQNPLLRINATSGEVFMRTDYQPVNGSVKYVLTAIPRQQASDSDEESEEEQQLLQEVAHLTLELTPQALDAYCAELEHICFWSSAHYTIAEHTKPSKASFEPVLLGSLNSRAARYLCPLKTVDYSLKAGSAFFILKQNRLFSKTPLDHDELNGLQARAGVLETTISCTVSLHGEQRQFVRSYNVTLLDRNDNGPQLQERQPHFDFYLDQPYFKAQEAVGEKIIYLDKDTLAANAQLNYGILNDGLSLLQPDCHAYEADHTGRPHTIVSCQLRFSRSGMLRQTPYCVQLQARDLTIQLKHVNTTATAEVCLHVDTSRLHASDQEHPQALPLRGRQHRIFDSTGELLHGDLAGRXPHSSDYEKDVFVHRAAAAYYRVAQPDRFMDLLRLRSWRFALAEDRSGAFGLTETAGILYVRDALALEHASETVYFLNITWQDGDEHSHAFVLNVHLEEGRPANASCEVRLKSRSQTCAQVKYRQQCGKFCGLATNGGACMWRGSSTAMFSKNYGSCVPDARYCPDRVCDALEELNPLACPQDCTPASRIVGPHTSNDNKHGIQSGSGTCICEDNGRCSCAPLQEEDEVNKSRRARKRKNETELDALSATSLPVEQHADALDLGVLHLAGMECNRYCILLVVSCPLLVVLLLLCLLLTQRKLLHQRLGKQSATPTGKQALPPSLEHGDLPLMPLQSDFKFESADAKWEFPREQLQLDTVLGEGEFGQVLKGYATEIAGLPGVTTVAVKMLKKGANSVEYMALLSEFQLLQEVSHPNVIKLLGACTQSSEAPLLIIEYAKYGSLRSYLRLSRKIECAGVDFSDGVEPVNVKMMLTFAWQICKGMNYLTELKLVHRDLAARNVLLADGKICKISDFGLTRDVYEDDAYLKRSRDRVPVKWMAPESLADHVYTSKSDVWAFGVLCWELITLGASPYPGIPPQNLWSLLKTGYRMERPENCSEAVYSVVRNCWADEPNARPSFKFLGAEFEKLLGNNAKYIEMETHAISNPLYCSDEAQLMSTNLELGEPDSLQHLWAPPKINSYDLQETSRDDSTSDSQPATVAPPGYDLPRPLIEARTTEQVLRYENDLRFPLNIRKSSCAPSYSNMTNGCPATALPHYAVPVKRGRSYLDMTNNTLIPDNLDTRDFEKHLSKTISFRFSSLLNLKETETAPAAAEDAV
- the LOC108600404 gene encoding protein MCM10 homolog; translated protein: MSPANKSQANISAEDEAEILELEKLLGEAEEDNATTAESAKLAPTVANAVPKLREDSSFANAFSYEVAVKPKHTNVKDQSKLNEPELDSSDDEEVKNFLERKYNEYGSDINKNLKQQQESAHESKVAREVEQSLRTTTKLFTSTEQPEALRLKNPHNAIKRQSLISNSFKKAPPAAAATAKPTTTLQQNSLTAIYTDPVFGLRLINPLICSSMLQERMNGRNAVPFSGLAFHIERGDLAKDWVIAGALVSKQPVKTTKKGDPYSTWRLSDLRGEVKTASLFLFKEAHKALWKTAEGMCLAVLNPTIFEKRAGSSDVACLSIDSSQKVMILGQSKDLGTCRATKKNGDKCTALVNLTDCDYCIYHVKQEYGKMSKRSEFQSPTLGRGLNELRNKVLGKSEVFYGGQSFSAVPARKSASLINKERDRLSKLAGYDVSPFAHSVDHASKPKTEKVVPYAERGGPVSRLAGNVEATSKQRQQDIERLRQLRAEHARLEATASTLKATEAAPATPTTPKSVPEKFKNRGFSFDAKLTPKLASSENFSFDVNMGKRQAQVSKLKAAALLKSKPLEKVNPNSTRGTDSGKRRAIDELNEQFTNTAKRQKMEEDERELMRKSRIERIMAASSSHTNLVELREQEAQNDYFNKLERKEAMEEKMLNTYKMDCKAVICQRCKYTAFSAAERCKQEKHPLKVVDAQKRFFQCKDCGNRTTTVFKLPKQSCSSCKSSRWERTAMIRERKVCTGREALSIRGDEEVFLGSVASGASLNLLVPDEV